DNA from Litoribacterium kuwaitense:
AAGCACTTTCAACCAGTTCATCTAGTTGTTGTGCGGTTTGCTGCCATCCGAGCGCCTGAAGGCGTTCTTCGAGTAATGAATGATTCATGTTATTCTCCTTCCTCGAGCGCAGCGTATATAGCTAATGATCGACTTTCAACGGTCGGTATTGGAGCAGGGGAATCTGGGGTCGCCAAACCATGTAGATTCATTTCCTGCTCTTTTTTTGTTCCCGGCAAACCTGTATAGTGCTCACGCTTCATGGTCATTTGATGTTTTCCGTCGATCAATGGGTGTACGGCAATTCGCTCATATTCATCGTATAGTTCGAGCATACCTTCATTGGTTTCATGCACTTTCACTTGCTGTCCAGCGTACCGGTAGGGTACGGAATATTTATTCTGCTGATAGGAAATAAAACAATCCTTACTCACTTCCCGGAGTTCCCATTGTCTTATTTGATACAGTGGTTTCGTATTCCACGGAATTAAGAGCGTGCGCTCTTCTATAAAGCGGTCATTAGGACATTGCTGCGTGGTCTGATTC
Protein-coding regions in this window:
- a CDS encoding Mu transposase domain-containing protein codes for the protein KGKVERAVAYLKSNFLKRRLPETLEDLNAEVRKWLDKVVHKKRNQTTQQCPNDRFIEERTLLIPWNTKPLYQIRQWELREVSKDCFISYQQNKYSVPYRYAGQQVKVHETNEGMLELYDEYERIAVHPLIDGKHQMTMKREHYTGLPGTKKEQEMNLHGLATPDSPAPIPTVESRSLAIYAALEEGE